In one Lolium rigidum isolate FL_2022 chromosome 3, APGP_CSIRO_Lrig_0.1, whole genome shotgun sequence genomic region, the following are encoded:
- the LOC124699054 gene encoding magnesium/proton exchanger 1-like isoform X2: MGSNAPSCDAYLFFHGETLLPNGLRAFLCTAALAYCFIGLSAITARFFKSMESITNHSREVVTVDPQTNTPIVKQEKVWNYTIADIALLAFGTSFPQISLATIDAIRNLGQLTAGGLGPGTLVGSAAFDLFPIHAVCVIMPRGGSTKKISDLGVWLVELFWSFWAYVWLYIILEVWTPNVITLWEALITVLQYGLLLVHAYAQDKRWPYVSLPLVRSERPEDWVPAEDASVDYDKNCDETSDILPSQNDDIADIFSIHSYNDAGYHHVPEKDIEESSKRELVAKNTHNDTCWLSIWRQQFLEALESPEQRKINSVCLRFIIICWNSIIAPWKILFAFVPPYQIAHGWIAFIFSLIFISGIAYGVTKITDQISCVTGVNPYVIAFTALAAGTSWPDLVASKIAAERQVTADSAIANITCSNSVNIYVGIGFPWLIDTLYNYFVYREPLYIDNAAGLSFSLLVFFATSFGCIVVLVLRRILIGAELGGPRLWAWVTSAYFMVLWVVFVVLSSLKVSGVI; this comes from the exons ATGGGAAGTAATGCTCCGTCATGCGATGCTTACCTGTTTTTCCATGGTGAAACTCTACTTCCAAATGGTCTCCGTGCTTTCCTTTGTACTGCTGCCCTCGCATACTGTTTTATTGGTTTATCTGCGATCACTGCCCGGTTCTTCAAGTCGATGGAGAGTATCACAAACCACTCTCGGGAGGTTGTCACAGTTGATCCACAAACGAATACGCCTATAGTGAAGCAGGAGAAGGTTTGGAACTACACTATAGCAGACATTGCTCTGCTTGCTTTCGGTACCAGCTTTCCCCAGATCTCCCTTGCAACGATCGATGCAATCCGTAATCTTGGTCAACTGACAGCAGGAG GTTTAGGTCCGGGTACCCTTGTGGGTTCTGCTGCGTTCGATCTTTTCCCGATCCATGCTGTCTGTGTGATTATGCCAAGGGGGGGCTCTACGAAAAAGATTTCGGATTTGGGTGTTTGGTTAGTTGAGCTGTTTTGGTCATTCTGGGCATACGTTTGGCTGTATATTATATTAGAG GTGTGGACACCTAACGTGATTACCCTCTGGGAGGCCTTGATAACAGTCTTGCAGTATGGATTGCTTTTGGTGCATGCATATGCACAGGATAAGCGGTGGCCATATGTCTCACTCCCTTT GGTAAGAAGTGAGAGACCTGAAGATTGGGTTCCAGCAGAAGATGCTTCAGTTGATTATGACAAAAACTGTGATGAGACAAGTGATATACTTCCTAGCCAGAATGATGATATTGCTGATATATTCTCCATACATTCTTACAATGATGCAG GGTATCATCATGTTCCAGAAAAGGATATAGAGGAATCGTCAAAAAGGGAGCTTGTAGCAAAGAACACACATAACGATACCTGCTGGCTTTCCATTTGGCGGCAACAATTTCTTGAAGCT TTGGAGAGTCCTGAGCAAAGGAAGATAAATTCTGTCTGCTTGAGATTCATCATAATATGTTGGAACTCGATCATTGCGCCTTGGAAAATATTGTTTGCTTTTGTGCCACCATATCAAATTGCACATGGCTGGATCGCTTTTATTTTCTCCCTGATCTTCATAAGTGGTATTGCCTACGGGGTTACCAAGATTACAGATCAGATAAGCTGCGTCACAG GAGTAAACCCATATGTTATAGCATTCACAGCACTGGCTGCTGGAACCTCGTGGCCAGATCTAGTTGCTAGCAAGATAGCTGCTGAGCGTCAAGTTACTGCAGACTCTGCAATAGCAAATATCACTTGCAG CAACTCGGTAAACATATATGTTGGCATTGGTTTCCCATGGTTGATTGACACACTGTACAATTACTTTGTCTACCGGGAACCTCTGTACATAGACAATGCTGCTGGTCTGAGCTTTTCCCTACTGGTCTTCTTTGCAACATCGTTTGGGTGTATTGTGGTTTTGGTTCTGCGCCGCATTTTAATTGGTGCTGAGCTTGGGGGCCCTAGGCTGTGGGCGTGGGTAACATCAGCCTACTTCATGGTCCTTTGGGTTGTTTTTGTTGTACTTTCTTCTCTAAAGGTTTCTGGAGTAATATAA
- the LOC124699054 gene encoding magnesium/proton exchanger 1-like isoform X1, with translation MGSNAPSCDAYLFFHGETLLPNGLRAFLCTAALAYCFIGLSAITARFFKSMESITNHSREVVTVDPQTNTPIVKQEKVWNYTIADIALLAFGTSFPQISLATIDAIRNLGQLTAGGLGPGTLVGSAAFDLFPIHAVCVIMPRGGSTKKISDLGVWLVELFWSFWAYVWLYIILEVWTPNVITLWEALITVLQYGLLLVHAYAQDKRWPYVSLPLVRSERPEDWVPAEDASVDYDKNCDETSDILPSQNDDIADIFSIHSYNDAGYHHVPEKDIEESSKRELVAKNTHNDTCWLSIWRQQFLEAVILESPEQRKINSVCLRFIIICWNSIIAPWKILFAFVPPYQIAHGWIAFIFSLIFISGIAYGVTKITDQISCVTGVNPYVIAFTALAAGTSWPDLVASKIAAERQVTADSAIANITCSNSVNIYVGIGFPWLIDTLYNYFVYREPLYIDNAAGLSFSLLVFFATSFGCIVVLVLRRILIGAELGGPRLWAWVTSAYFMVLWVVFVVLSSLKVSGVI, from the exons ATGGGAAGTAATGCTCCGTCATGCGATGCTTACCTGTTTTTCCATGGTGAAACTCTACTTCCAAATGGTCTCCGTGCTTTCCTTTGTACTGCTGCCCTCGCATACTGTTTTATTGGTTTATCTGCGATCACTGCCCGGTTCTTCAAGTCGATGGAGAGTATCACAAACCACTCTCGGGAGGTTGTCACAGTTGATCCACAAACGAATACGCCTATAGTGAAGCAGGAGAAGGTTTGGAACTACACTATAGCAGACATTGCTCTGCTTGCTTTCGGTACCAGCTTTCCCCAGATCTCCCTTGCAACGATCGATGCAATCCGTAATCTTGGTCAACTGACAGCAGGAG GTTTAGGTCCGGGTACCCTTGTGGGTTCTGCTGCGTTCGATCTTTTCCCGATCCATGCTGTCTGTGTGATTATGCCAAGGGGGGGCTCTACGAAAAAGATTTCGGATTTGGGTGTTTGGTTAGTTGAGCTGTTTTGGTCATTCTGGGCATACGTTTGGCTGTATATTATATTAGAG GTGTGGACACCTAACGTGATTACCCTCTGGGAGGCCTTGATAACAGTCTTGCAGTATGGATTGCTTTTGGTGCATGCATATGCACAGGATAAGCGGTGGCCATATGTCTCACTCCCTTT GGTAAGAAGTGAGAGACCTGAAGATTGGGTTCCAGCAGAAGATGCTTCAGTTGATTATGACAAAAACTGTGATGAGACAAGTGATATACTTCCTAGCCAGAATGATGATATTGCTGATATATTCTCCATACATTCTTACAATGATGCAG GGTATCATCATGTTCCAGAAAAGGATATAGAGGAATCGTCAAAAAGGGAGCTTGTAGCAAAGAACACACATAACGATACCTGCTGGCTTTCCATTTGGCGGCAACAATTTCTTGAAGCTGTAATA TTGGAGAGTCCTGAGCAAAGGAAGATAAATTCTGTCTGCTTGAGATTCATCATAATATGTTGGAACTCGATCATTGCGCCTTGGAAAATATTGTTTGCTTTTGTGCCACCATATCAAATTGCACATGGCTGGATCGCTTTTATTTTCTCCCTGATCTTCATAAGTGGTATTGCCTACGGGGTTACCAAGATTACAGATCAGATAAGCTGCGTCACAG GAGTAAACCCATATGTTATAGCATTCACAGCACTGGCTGCTGGAACCTCGTGGCCAGATCTAGTTGCTAGCAAGATAGCTGCTGAGCGTCAAGTTACTGCAGACTCTGCAATAGCAAATATCACTTGCAG CAACTCGGTAAACATATATGTTGGCATTGGTTTCCCATGGTTGATTGACACACTGTACAATTACTTTGTCTACCGGGAACCTCTGTACATAGACAATGCTGCTGGTCTGAGCTTTTCCCTACTGGTCTTCTTTGCAACATCGTTTGGGTGTATTGTGGTTTTGGTTCTGCGCCGCATTTTAATTGGTGCTGAGCTTGGGGGCCCTAGGCTGTGGGCGTGGGTAACATCAGCCTACTTCATGGTCCTTTGGGTTGTTTTTGTTGTACTTTCTTCTCTAAAGGTTTCTGGAGTAATATAA